One window of Candidatus Rokuibacteriota bacterium genomic DNA carries:
- a CDS encoding thioesterase family protein has product MDVKPGAVAEVEVLVTRERTADAMGNRGVMVFATPFLLGLLEDAAGAVIQPHLPPGATTVGTMVEMRHLAPTPVGMKVRARAELLETDGRRFLFSVEAFDEAEKIAEGKHERFMIPSLEKFLSRAMTKGKPGS; this is encoded by the coding sequence ATGGACGTCAAGCCGGGGGCGGTCGCAGAGGTCGAGGTGCTCGTCACGCGCGAGCGGACCGCGGACGCGATGGGGAATCGCGGCGTCATGGTCTTCGCGACCCCGTTCCTTCTCGGCCTCCTGGAAGACGCGGCGGGGGCCGTCATCCAGCCGCATCTCCCGCCGGGGGCCACCACGGTGGGGACCATGGTCGAGATGCGACACCTGGCGCCGACGCCGGTCGGGATGAAGGTGCGGGCCCGCGCCGAGCTCCTAGAGACCGACGGCCGGCGCTTCCTCTTCAGCGTCGAGGCCTTCGACGAGGCGGAGAAGATCGCCGAGGGGAAGCACGAGCGCTTCATGATCCCGAGCCTGGAGAAATTCCTGAGCCGCGCGATGACGAAGGGAAAGCCGGGTAGCTAG
- a CDS encoding MFS transporter has translation MVPAVSALGALVVSLDSAVNIAFPAMSEAFGVGPTSIKWVVIAYVLAYALMSYAGGSLADRVGHPRVFASGLWLSAASLVACGVAPSYGWFLAFRVAQGVGGGLVYGTAPALVTLALPADDRGRGLGIFTAGMGAGFAVGPVIGGLLVDALGWRWVYLFRAPLALALALGALPALRGVRHGEAGWHLIGLPAILRPPVLLANGLAFLANLAQFAVWLLVPYYLLDLLGLSATAGSLFFMLAPVGMTVAAPLSGWATDRFSSRPLLALGLGAESAGLFMISRLERESALAEVALALALVGLGLGVFQVPNMNLLMARFPATQAGGAGGMILMSRTLGVVAGVSVASAVFGAGSGSFLDAFHAAFRVAAGVASLAFLLSLLPADRHR, from the coding sequence ATGGTCCCTGCCGTGTCCGCGCTCGGCGCGCTCGTCGTCTCGCTCGACTCCGCCGTCAACATCGCCTTCCCCGCCATGTCCGAGGCCTTCGGGGTCGGCCCGACCTCCATCAAGTGGGTCGTGATCGCCTACGTCCTGGCCTACGCGCTCATGTCCTACGCCGGGGGCTCGCTCGCCGACCGCGTTGGGCACCCCCGGGTGTTCGCCTCCGGGCTCTGGCTGAGCGCCGCGAGCCTCGTCGCCTGTGGCGTGGCGCCGAGCTACGGCTGGTTCCTGGCGTTCCGCGTCGCCCAGGGCGTGGGCGGCGGGCTGGTCTACGGGACGGCGCCCGCGCTCGTCACGCTCGCGCTTCCCGCGGACGATCGGGGGCGCGGCCTCGGGATCTTCACCGCCGGGATGGGGGCGGGCTTCGCCGTCGGCCCGGTGATCGGCGGTCTGCTCGTGGACGCGCTCGGCTGGCGCTGGGTCTATCTCTTCCGTGCTCCGCTGGCCCTGGCCCTCGCTCTCGGCGCCCTCCCCGCGCTCCGCGGCGTGCGTCACGGCGAGGCGGGCTGGCATCTCATCGGCCTCCCCGCGATCCTCCGGCCTCCAGTGCTCCTGGCCAATGGCCTCGCCTTCCTCGCTAACCTCGCCCAGTTCGCGGTCTGGCTCCTCGTCCCCTACTATCTGCTCGACCTGCTCGGGCTCTCGGCGACCGCGGGCAGCCTCTTCTTCATGCTGGCTCCCGTCGGGATGACCGTGGCCGCACCCCTCAGCGGCTGGGCGACCGACCGCTTCTCGAGCCGGCCGCTGCTCGCCCTCGGCCTCGGCGCCGAGAGCGCGGGGCTCTTCATGATCAGCCGGCTCGAGCGGGAGAGCGCGCTGGCCGAGGTGGCTCTGGCCCTGGCCCTGGTCGGCCTCGGCCTCGGCGTCTTTCAGGTCCCGAACATGAACCTGCTGATGGCGCGCTTCCCCGCAACCCAAGCGGGTGGGGCCGGCGGGATGATCCTGATGAGCCGGACGCTCGGTGTGGTCGCGGGGGTGAGCGTCGCGAGCGCCGTCTTCGGAGCGGGGAGCGGGAGCTTCCTCGACGCCTTCCACGCCGCCTTCCGCGTCGCAGCCGGCGTCGCGTCCCTCGCGTTTCTCCTTTCGCTTCTCCCCGCCGACCGGCACCGTTGA